The Halobacillus ihumii genomic sequence AAATGGATGACCTGAGGTGGGTACATATTCCAATTATAATTCGTCGAAGCCGTTGTCTTCGGATACTTTGGTGTATTGTCTTGATTTTTGTTCGAAGAAGTCTGACTTTCCTTCGTCTACTTCCTGATAGGCTCTAATCCATTTCAAAGGGTTCTGATTATACGCAGGGAAGGGTTGCTCAGCGCCCATCTGGCTGCACCGATTGTTTGCCATAAACCGAATGTAATCTTCAAGGTCGCCAATCGGAATGCCAGGAAATTGCTCACCAATAATATGATGAGCCCACTTTATCTCAAGATCAGCCGCTACTGTAAATGTCTCCGTCACAAACCGCTCATATTCCGCCCGATCAAGTTCCGGGTTTTCAGCCAGCGTTTCTTTGAAAATTCTTGTGAATAAATTGACGTGGAGCTGCTCATCGCGATTAATATAATTGATCATCGTGCTTGTCGAGACCATTTTCTGATTACGTGCCAGGTTGTAAAAGAAAGCAAATCCTGCGTAAAAGAACAATCCTTCCAGCACTACATCATACACGAGCGATTTTAAGAAGTTTTCTAAGCTAGCCTTCTCAGCAAAGGCTTCATAGCCATCTGTAATAAACTGATTTCGTTCCATTAACACTTCGTCATGTTTCCAATACTCGAAAATTCGTTCCTGTTCACTCTGATCCACAAGAGTGGAAAGTACGTAAGAGTAGGACTGGTTATGAACCACTTCCTGAAACGCGAGCACTTGCATGAGCGCCGATAAACTGGAGTCTGTCAGATAGTCCGTGATCTTACCGGCATAATCGGTTTGAATGGAGTCAAGGAATGCCAGCAACCCGATGATTTTTTTAAAAGAGGCTTGTTCTTGCTCCGATAACTGCGGCCACTGCTTCAAATCGTTGCTCATATTAATTTCATTTGGGATCCAGAAATTTGAAAGCATCCGTTTATACATCGGGTAGGCCCACGAATAGCGGGTATCATCCCAGTTTAGTACGTTCGAGCTCCGTCCGTTGACAATTCCTGTTGAAGCATTTGGCGCCTCATAATCGACAAGTTTCCGTTTGTGTATAGTCGTATTCAATTCTATCAACCTCCTTTATGATGAGCAGCTTTCACATTCTTCATATTCCCCCTGGCTGGAGGTAGAGCGGGTATAGTAAGTCGTCTTCAGGCCCTGCTTCCAGGCATCTACATGTAAGGCGAGCAATTCCTTTGCTTTAATCGTATTGTGAACATACATATTAAACGAGATCGATTGATCGACATATCGTTGACGAACCGCATTCTGCTTAATACTCGTATGCTGATCAATATCATAGGCCGACTTATAGTACCAATAGGTTTCCGCATCCAAATCCGGCGCCGTTACAGGAATTTTATAATCTTTTTTTTCCTCGGAATAAAACTTTTTAAAAATCGGATCGATGCTGGCAGTGCTTCCCGCAATAATCGATGTACTGGAGTTTGGTGCAACGGCCATTAAGTAGCCGTTACGCATGCCATTCTCTGCAACATCCTGCTGTAACTGCTCCCAGTTCCAACTCGCATCTTGGTCAAACGACCGTTTAATAAAAAAATCACCTGTCTCCCAGTCCGATCCTTGAAAATAAGGATAGCTTCCTTTTTCACGAGCAAGCTCACTGCTGGCCTGAATGGTGTAGAAGGCAATAGCCTCATACACTTCTTTCGTATAATCGACAGCCTCCTCTGATTCCCAAGCGATCTTTTTACGGGCAAGCAGGTGAGCCCAGCCAAATGTTCCAAGACCAATGCCGCGATAAGACTGGTTTGTCAGTTGAGCCTGCTTCACAGGAATCGTATTCTGATCGATCACATTATCGAGCATCCGTACCTGAATTGGTATCAGTCGTGGAAGAACTCCAGCTGGAACAGCACGGCCTAAGTTCACACTGGATAAGTTACAAACTACAAAATCGCCTGGGTTTTGGACAGTGATAATTTTCCCGTCCTCTATATACTGCTCCGCCTGGACAGTAGGGCTTTGATTTTGCAAAATTTCAGTACATAAATTGCTGCAGTACACCATTCCTTTATGGCTATTCGGGTTCATCCGATTGACCTCATCACGGTAAAACATGTACGGCGTGCCTGTTTCAAGCTGGCCAATCATCATTCGTTTCATAACCTCAATCGCAGGTATTGATTCTTTTGATAAACCAGGGTGCTCAACGCAAGCCCAATATCGATCACGAAATGATCCGCTGCCACGATTTTCATCGTAATAATCCTCCAGTGAAAACCCCATCACGGAACGAACTTCATGTGGATCAAACAAGTACCAATCCTCACGTTTTTCAACAGCTTCCATAAACACATCAGGAATGGAAACTCCCGTAAACAAATCATGCGTTCGCTGCCGTTCATCTCCATTGTTCAAGCGACTGTCGAGAAAGGGGGAAATATCCTTATGCCACACATCAAGGTACACCGCCACAGCTCCTTGCCGCTGACCGAGCTGATCTACACTGACAGCTGTATTATTAAGCTGCTTCATCCAGGGGAGCACTCCTGAGGAAACGCCTTTAAAACCTCGAATATCACTGCCGCGACTGCGTATTTTACCTAAATAAACACCGATACCTCCACCGTGTTTACTCAAATTTGCCACATCCGTGTTAGTGTCGTAGATCGACTGTAAACTATCATCGACCGTATCGATGAAACAAGAGCTCAGCTGGCCATAACGCTTGCCAGCATTCGCCAGTGTTGGTGTAGCTACGGTCATATAGAGGTTACTCAATGCCCAATATGATTCCTTCACCCGCTCTATACGCTTTGAATGATTCTCTTCTGCCATCAACGTCATGGCGATAATCATGA encodes the following:
- a CDS encoding ribonucleoside-diphosphate reductase subunit alpha; amino-acid sequence: MTAVHTLNWQTWLAEQVKKFPSLDIQRLLDKLPNMKLGQMERREQGKALVLECLAEINEKEPYWTYLAARIQLEMMYEDSARNRTQSKPYAGLHHLMELLKDEGIYSADLLSNYSKEEINTLEAAIVPERDHLFTYIGLKTLGDRYLAKSKAGEMFELPQERFMIIAMTLMAEENHSKRIERVKESYWALSNLYMTVATPTLANAGKRYGQLSSCFIDTVDDSLQSIYDTNTDVANLSKHGGGIGVYLGKIRSRGSDIRGFKGVSSGVLPWMKQLNNTAVSVDQLGQRQGAVAVYLDVWHKDISPFLDSRLNNGDERQRTHDLFTGVSIPDVFMEAVEKREDWYLFDPHEVRSVMGFSLEDYYDENRGSGSFRDRYWACVEHPGLSKESIPAIEVMKRMMIGQLETGTPYMFYRDEVNRMNPNSHKGMVYCSNLCTEILQNQSPTVQAEQYIEDGKIITVQNPGDFVVCNLSSVNLGRAVPAGVLPRLIPIQVRMLDNVIDQNTIPVKQAQLTNQSYRGIGLGTFGWAHLLARKKIAWESEEAVDYTKEVYEAIAFYTIQASSELAREKGSYPYFQGSDWETGDFFIKRSFDQDASWNWEQLQQDVAENGMRNGYLMAVAPNSSTSIIAGSTASIDPIFKKFYSEEKKDYKIPVTAPDLDAETYWYYKSAYDIDQHTSIKQNAVRQRYVDQSISFNMYVHNTIKAKELLALHVDAWKQGLKTTYYTRSTSSQGEYEECESCSS
- a CDS encoding ribonucleotide-diphosphate reductase subunit beta, with the translated sequence MNTTIHKRKLVDYEAPNASTGIVNGRSSNVLNWDDTRYSWAYPMYKRMLSNFWIPNEINMSNDLKQWPQLSEQEQASFKKIIGLLAFLDSIQTDYAGKITDYLTDSSLSALMQVLAFQEVVHNQSYSYVLSTLVDQSEQERIFEYWKHDEVLMERNQFITDGYEAFAEKASLENFLKSLVYDVVLEGLFFYAGFAFFYNLARNQKMVSTSTMINYINRDEQLHVNLFTRIFKETLAENPELDRAEYERFVTETFTVAADLEIKWAHHIIGEQFPGIPIGDLEDYIRFMANNRCSQMGAEQPFPAYNQNPLKWIRAYQEVDEGKSDFFEQKSRQYTKVSEDNGFDEL